The DNA segment GACGTAGAAATTCAAAAGAACGCTGAGGGTCAGCGGTacacaaaatggatgtatggataaaTTCTCCATTTTATTCTCGAGGTTTTTCTCTCCCACTGTGGCCCAAATACTCCCTCTTAAAGTTAGTTAGCTAATGATGAACACGGGCTGCCTAGCTAACGATAATAGAAACGAAGAATACATAATAAGTTAGCTCACGATCGAGGGGGTCTTGCTAGCTTAGTTTGGGTAAACAGTGACGTCCAGCGGTCATTATAAAAATGACACTCCAGGTAGATGGCAAACCCTGCGGTCTTTCTCCTGGACTTTGAAAAGAACTCGAAGTGTCAAAACTAACAATCACTTTGGGGCCTTCACTGCATCTGGGTGCCCAGACACCTCCTCTtggcctccttctcctcctcctcgttggATGCTGGGGTTGCTCTCTGAAGCTGCATTCATCACCTTCTCATCTCCAGCATCTTCTCCCTGCTGAGGCTCTCCAGGTTctccatcatcctcctcctccgcacCAACAGCGGCGGGTCGGCGTACACGGGCCGACTTCAGACGTGCCGTCAGCTCATCTTCCCTCCGCTGAGACAAGGAGGACATTGAGGAGGACGAAGGACAAAGAAGAAGGTCAGGTGGTCTCCAACCTTTCGTCTCTTGTCCGCCAGCGTCATCTTCTCCTCCATGTCCTCTCTGCTGGGGAGACGCTTGACCCTCAGGGACTGCAGCCTGGCCGGGGGCCGCCGTTTGACCCCCTCGCTGTCACCCAGCtgacaggcacacacacacattaagcaTAATCATATTCATCCAATCAAATGCATGAAACAtctataaaatacataaatacttcatcaataaacagaaataaaatacacaaacaatcCAATAAATCTatcataaaagacataaaaaaaaatcaaacttacaaatacatttcatcaaaaagaaaacacataaattcatgaaaataatagttgctaggcagagttcacGAGCTTATCAAGCTAACAAATAGACACCAACATGCTAGTCCTAGCGAGGAAGGCGGCTGgggaaaggacagggagagacGGCAGGTACCCACCGTGACGGTGTAGGCCTCCCCGGCGGGGGTCGCCCTGCGGGGGCTGACTTGGATGATTCCTTCGCTCTGCAGCTCTTCCAGGATCTCGCTGGAGGTGGGATGCTCCTGCTCCAGTAGGCCTCCGCCCCCCAAGGGCGGGGGTGGCTTCCCTGGCACCTCCCCGGGTAACGCCGCCCCGTTGTCCAACGGCGCCACCTCCACGCCGCTGTCCTGCGTGACCTTTGACACGGCCGAGTTGCTACGTGcgcttttacttcctgtttggtccTGAGAACACGCATGAGCATGGTTGCCGTGGCAACAGCACATGAAAAGTCtgatataaataatacagaatTAGGTGAAAAATGATGCTATATTGGGTCCGTTGGACGTGCAGGTGCCGGGTGGGATACATGGCAGGCGAGCAGCAGTGGCTTGAAGAGAGCGTCCTACCTGCGCTGCGTTGCTGGGGGGTCGTAGCGGGCGGACCACCGTGGCGCTGGAGCTGACGCATCCCATGTTGTCTCGAACACGCAAGTTTCTGCGTTCCTTCACGCAGACCCCCCGCCACGCCGACTCGGCGTTGCTAGGGGTGGTTGCTACAATAAATCTGACCCGCCAAGATCTCCGCCACACGGACACACCCACGGCGGTCATGACAGGTAGCGCAGGTTAAAGGGAAGTAGCCGCGTCCTCGGCTCGGCTAAATGTATCCATGTAACAAATTAATTAGCTTCAAATTGGACCAAATTTGTATTAAATGGAACCTTAATGACCCGACGAGCCACGTGTTTGTGTAAAAATACCAAAGTTAAAAAAGGAACAGCAAAGCGCTTGAGTTAATTGTCCGATGGTTCAGCGGCACACGAGGCACGACGGAGCGCGTGCGCATGGGCGCCATATTGGTACGGTAAGACACCGCGTGCTCTCTGATAACATAAAAAGCAAATACCGTACTCGTTTACCGCGGTTCACTGGTTCCATACCCGGCATCATCATAAGTGATGAGGTCTGGGTCGATACTTCCGATACCAGCTCTTGGGAAACTAAAATCAATTCTCAAATGAAAATCTGGATACTTTTGGGAGTCACTTGAGGTAATGTTTGCAATGTTGAAATGATCAACTTCATTGTGTATAAACTTTTTATCCTTAATAATTCGtgtatttttattctttcaCAAATATGACTTCCTCTTTTCCGttgttcatgtatttatttttcaataaaggttatacattttgtacaatTAGAATGTATCTAATCAATAAATTAacagttttattgtatttgttgaaCTTGCACAAGGAATCGATATTGGATTGGTATCACTGATATCAGCCTCAATTTTACTCGGGATCGGATCGGAAACGAAATCAGTGGTATCGCACATCGTTGATAGGTTAGCCATTTTTGCTTTGGATAGTTGCAGCACAGAAATCCTTCTAGTGAATGTAATTGtaatatgtaatgtaataaacATTTAGGACTAGCGTGAAGATGCTGCACAAGAAGACAAGCTTTCATTGGATACTTTTATTGATGGTAATGAACCATGGTTTGGAACTTTTATCACTCATCcgctaatcatcatcatcatcgtcatcatcgtcatgGCTTTAAAATGAAACTCAACTTCCTTATCATCCAAAGTCACCCTGGTCCATTTAATCACGccatagaaaaatatatacttaaTACTTTGTACAATACTGCTTTTGGTCCAAACAAAAGTGGATCAGTGAGCCAAATCGGCCTTTAGTCAGCAAAGGCTctccaattagcatgttagctcctATTAAATGGATTGGGGCAACTTTGAATATAGGGACTCAGACAAttctagagaaaaaaaaaaggctcaacAGAGCTGGTaacgcacacactcacaaaaTCAACttcacagataaaaaaaaaaaaatcactatttACACGTTTGTATCATATTCAAAGgccgatagagagagagagagagagagagagagagagagataaagagagagagataaagGGCGAGCGTGAGGTCGGAAGGACGGGAAAGAAACGAGAGGGCAAGAAGAGTGAAAAAGAAGGTGGAGCAAAGCACACATGTCAAACATGGAAGATGAAAAGGATGCATTTACAAAGtccctcctttccttccttcctcccctccttTCCTTTCCAAACATTCATTTGCTTGCTAACAACTCGCATACGTATACAAACACACCTCAAGTCTATACATggaggtgggggcgggggcgggggggtcagtGTACATCCAGCGTGGCGTACGGACGCTCTGCACGCCACGGCTCTACAAAGTCTGCACTCAGCTATTCGCCGCAGCACGTCTCCTTTCATTACAAACAAAgctgagggggtgggggggtgggggggggggggggtggccatGCCTGGAGTCTGGCAGACACGCGCCGGTGTTGGAAACAAAGATGTCCGCTGGTGGCGTTCAGGGCAGGATGGCTGTCGGTGTCTTTTGTTCAGTCGGCAGCAGGAGAACACCCACAGACCCACCTGACCCCCTGTGGGTGGgggtacaaaaacaaacagagcGGCGGACCTTCCTCCAAAAGGTCATTTCGCTGTCCGCACGTCACGTCACACAAAGCACGTCTACGTTCTACGGCGCCGTACAGCCGTCTTGATCTTGCGTCCGCCGATTGTTTGTCCAGCGGGAGAAGGGGTGAAGGACTTGGATGACCTGGAAGGAACATGTCACCACCACATGGTCACCACCACATCGTCACCACCACATGGTCACCACCACATCGTCACCACCACATGGTCACCACCACATCGTCACCACCACATCGTCACCACCACATCGTCACCACCACATCGTCCACATCGGGGCCAATACCTACATCAGCATGAACaatggaggggcggggccaataccTACATCAGCATGAACaatggaggggcggggccaataccTACATCGACATGGATGAtagaggggcggggccaataccTACATGACATGGACgatggaggggcggggccaataccTACATCGGCATGGACgatggaggggcggggccaataccTACATCGGCATGAACaatggaggggcggggccaacACCTACATCGGCATGAACgatggaggggcggggccaataccTACATCGGCATGGACgatggaggggcggggccaataccTACATCGGCATGGATGAtagaggggcggggccaataccTACATCGGCATGGATGAtagaggggcggggccaataccTACATCGGCATGGATGAtagaggggcggggccaataccTACATCGGCATGAACgatggaggggcggggccaataccTACATCGGCATGGATGAtagaggggcggggccaataccTACATCAACATGGACgatggaggggcggggccaataccTACATCGGCATGGATGAtagaggggcggggccaataccTACATCGGCATGGATGAtagaggggcggggccaataccTACATCGGCATGGATGAtagaggggcggggccaataccTACATCGGCATGGATGATAGAGGGGCGGGGCCAACACCTACACCGACATGGATGAtagaggggcggggccaataccTACATCGGCATGGATGAtagaggggcggggccaataccTACATCAACATGGACgatggaggggcggggccaataccTACATCGGCATGGACGAtagaggggcggggccaataccTACATCGGCATGGATGAtagaggggcggggccaataccTACATCAACATGGACGAtagaggggcggggccaataccTACATCGGCATGGACGAtagaggggcggggccaataccTACATCAACATGGACgatggaggggcggggccaataccTACATCGGCATGGATGAtagaggggcggggccaataccTACATCGGCATGGATGAtagaggggcggggccaataccTACATCGGCATGAACgatggaggggcggggccaataccTACATCGGCATGGATGAtagaggggcggggccaataccTACATCAACATGGACgatggaggggcggggccaataccTACATCGGCATGGATGATAGAGGGGCGGGGCCAACACCTACACCGACATGGATGAtagaggggcggggccaataccTACATCGGCATGGATGAtagaggggcggggccaataccTACATCAACATGGACgatggaggggcggggccaataccTACATCGGCATGGACGAtagaggggcggggccaataccTACATCAACATGGACgatggaggggcggggccaataccTACATCGGCATGGATGAtagaggggcggggccaataccTACATCGGCATGGATGAtagaggggcggggccaatacctacatcaacatggatgatggaggggcggggccaataccTACATCGGCATGGATGAtagaggggcggggccaataccTACATCGGCATGGATGAtagaggggcggggccaataccTACATCGGCATGAACgatggaggggcggggccaataccTACATCGGCATGGATGAtagaggggcggggccaataccTACATCAACATGGACgatggaggggcggggccaataccTACATCGGCATGGATGAtagaggggcggggccaataccTACATCAACATGGACgatggaggggcggggccaataccTACATCGGCATGGATGAtagaggggcggggccaataccTACATCGGCATGGATGAtagaggggcggggccaataccTACATCGGCATGGATGAtagaggggcggggccaataccTACATCGGCATGGATGAtagaggggcggggccaataccTACATCAACATGGACgatggaggggcggggccaataccTACATCAACATGGACgatggaggggcggggccaataccTACATCAACATGGACgatggaggggcggggccaataccTACATCAACATGGACgatggaggggcggggccaataTCTACATCGACATGGACgatggaggggcggggccaataccTACATCAACATGGGTGATGGAGAGGATACATACCCGATATTAAAAGCCAGAGGCTGCGAAAAGTTGAATCCGCCTCCAGGTGGTCCCGACTGCGGTGCGAGGGCGGGGCTGGCAGCCGGGGCGGGAGATGCCGCTGCTCCGGCCCCAAAAGTGAAAACTCCTGTGCTGTTTGAGGACCCGAACGCACCGGCTCCTCCGAACTGAAAGCCCGCACCTGATGAGTACAAGGTCACCCCGTCCCCAGGTGAAATCCAAGtacgggaggggggaggggttaACGGATGCGATTAGTACTCACCTTGTGCAGAGTTGGCGGCGGCGCCAAAGGCAGGGGTGGGGTTGGCCTGCTGACCAAAGACGGGGGCGTCGGCGGGCTTGGCTCCAAACATTGGCGTGTGGGAAGTGGCGGACGGGAACTGGGAAGCAAAAGATGACCCAAATGCCGGAGCCTGACTGGCACCAAACTTCGGGGGGGTTGACAAGCTGACGAGGAAGGGGTTGGGGGCTGAGAACGGAGAGGACGTTAGCGACTCAACATGTGGACAAGATGAGGAATGATGCTCGGACACAGACCTGCAGGGGGGGCAGCAGTGGGCGTCGACCCTCCAAAAGTGATGGAAGGAgcggcgggaggcgcggcgggaGGCGCGGTGCTGGCTCCGGCACCAAAAACGAACGGCTGCGAGGGGGCCGGGGTGGAGGTAACGGGCAGTTGGCTGTCCTGGTTCTGTCCAAAGACGAAGGCTTTGGCCGGGGGAGCGTCGCTGGCGCCCGCGGCGGGCTGACCGAACATGAAAGTGCTGGGGGCCGCGGCAGGAGCGGGCGCCGCTTGGGTGATGACGCTCATGCCGAACAggctgggggtgggggcggggcctgATGAGGTGCTGGGAGGCTTGGTGGTCAGGAAAGAGAAGGCAGCTTTTGGAGCATCGGAGTCTGTCAGGGAGGAGAGAGATACGCTCAGTCATGTGATGGTGCCAGCGGGGGCAGAGCAGAGAGAGAAAGGTGTGTACCTGTGGCCGCTTGTCCAAAAGTAAAAGCGGGCTTTGGAGCCTCCGAATTCAAACCGTCGCTCTTATCAGCGGGTTTGCCAAACGCGAACGTGGGCTGTGCCTGCTCCGCCGGAACGCTCGGCTTGCTGAAGAAAAAGCCCCCCAAGGTGGCTGGCGCGGTCTCTGCATCTTTGCTGGTGCCACCGAACAGGAAGCTGGATGGTGTGGAGGTGGCTGGTgcttcctccttctcctcggGCTTCACGAATGGCAACGCGGGAGCGGGCGGCTTTGTCTCGGCGGTTAACGATGCAAATGTCGTGGAGGCGGCCGGGGCGGCCTCCCCCAGCCTTCTAAACACAGACCCGGTGGCGGTGCTTGTGGACGTGCCGTCATTGGCTGAGGCCgtagaggaagaggaagcaggCGGTGCAACCGTAACAGAGGGTGTGGTCGCGGCTGGTGCTTTCTCTTCAGGCTTTGTGAGACCAAAGCTGAAGGTGCTCTTGGAGGAGATGCTTTCCGTGCCAGGTGATCCGGTTCCAAACATGTTCCCACCGCTGCTTCCAAACTTCATCTGGGATGCTGCGGCGGGTTGCTCCGACTTCTTCTCATCAGCAGAAGAAACCCCAAACTTAAAACCCTCTGACGGCCCACTGAACTTGAACCCCAAGGAGCTACTAGTGTCTTTAGATGCACTTTCTGGTGGGGCGCTTCCAAACGGGATACCAAACTTGAATCCACCCGCCGAGAACGAGGAGGATTGCGACGTTGCCACCCCGAACTTAATCCCTCCAGATCCGGATAGAGAGGTAACATTCGATGTGCCAAACGTAAATCctgcagaggaagaggaaggagaagaaaCAAGAAGCCATTTTACACACTGACATATGGCTGTTACCTGGATCATGTGTTTGGATGTAGCCTACAAACTGCTACCGTCTCTCCTGATCACAATGTGAAGAGCAGCTGAAGAACGTACATGTAGCACTGTTGGATCTAAGGATGTCACTGGTGCCATCTGATGCCATCTGCCAGAGGAGTCTTAAATGGCCTGGTCTCCTTCAAGGTTTGGAATGAGCAGGAGAGCAACAAACACGGGACATGGAACGGTGGAAGGTTTTcttcctgatggcttccaacgttactagCTGACAAAGAGATGCCACCCGAGATGTTTCCAACCACCATCAATCTTCAATGCAACAACGCAGCTTCGTGTggcgcaggggcgtcaaacggcggCCGGCTATGTCAAGATGTTGCTgatgactgaaggccctggtctgtgtggtcacGACTGGCTTTCCAACActtgacaaaggacttcttccagaggaatgctgtcactcttttggaccgtCCTGCGTCTTCCCCTCATCTAAATCCAATGgggaacatttggggatggagttccagacagtgaagccatcttcagcacctggagcaacattcccactggcCTCCTGGGTACACTGGTATctattttagccttttttgACCTGTGGTCTTCAACGTTGATCATCTGATGAACGGCCTATTTGACTCCAATGCTTTTTTGCAATGGACTGCTTTTGTCTCGctcacatttcttcttctgcaTTTGGAATCTCTACttggaacctccttaagatccaaaagTGCTACATGTACATTCCTGGCACTTGGCATCTGTATGAATGGGGTGAGTTTGGATGGTGTGTGTTTGGACCAGCCAGGAGCTGGTCTGGTCTAGATGCGTTACCTTTGGGCTCCACCTGAGCTCCAGGTTTGGCTCCCTGACAGGCGACGCAGGTGACATCAGCAGCCTTGTTCTGCAGCTGACACACGTCACAATCCCAAGCGTTCTCCGGCTTCTTGAACTTGTCCCCAAAGCCAAACGACGGTGCACCGGCGGCTGCAGAGGAGGTTCCTGCTGGCGCTCCTGTGGTGGAACAAGTTTGAAGGTGAGCAGTCATCAGGACAGAGGCCTGCAGGTGTGTCGTGATGCTTTGTGTACCTGGTTTAGCGCTTGAGCAGGCTATACATTTTGTATCCTCTGCCTTGTTCTGAACCCAGCACACGTCACACTCCCACGGTCCCTCAGGCTTTTTCAGCTCTCCAACAGCTAACGGCAGGGTGGGGGCGGTCACTGAGGGACCGGGGAGGGTCTTGGGAGCAGAGAAGGCCGAAAAGGAAGCTGGCGGCTTGAGCCCTGTTCCGGGCTTGGCCGTCTCGCAGGCCACGCACTTGACGGCGTCGGCCTTGTTGATGACCAGACAGGTGTCGCACAACCAGGTTCCCGTGGGCTTGGAGGAGGTGCTGTTTGCTGGGCTGCTCTTCGGGGCTGAGGAGGGGACGCTTGCTGCTTTGCacgaggatgaggaagaggatgaggcGCTGGGCCGAGCCACCGTGCAGCAAACGCATTTTGTATCAGTGGGCTTGTTTTGCACAAAACACGTGTCACAGCTCCACCCTGCGGGGGCTTTGAATAAGTCACTAAGGCCTGCTGgggcggaggaggaggtggtagtggtggtggcAATGGACTGTGAGGAGGTCTTCTGGAAAGAGTCATCAGAGCTGGATGACTTTTGTGCAGGCATGGAAGCAAAGCCTGAAGAGAAGAGAGAAGGCATTGATGAAGGTGTCAGGTGGGGGAAACATTGCTCTGTCAGTGCTTCTGACCAGGAGCTTTGAGGAGGTCCAGCACGCTGCCTTGCTTCAATGTCTTAGCTGGTTTGAAAGGTCCTTCAAAGTCTTCTGTGCTTGGCGATTtgactgcaaacacacacaaggacgATGAAAACACATAAAGAGGCACGAAGCTGCTAAGCAACAAAGGGAAGGTTGTTCACCTGCCGTCGCTATGGGCGTGGCCAGCTTCCCATTGGACAGGGAGGGACCTAGCTTGGCTACAGGGGCGCTGAACGTGAAGCCAGCCTGGACAGGGTACAGAACACACAAGCTCAACACTTCTCCACATTTCATGTCAGCCCGAGTCTTCCAAAGAGACACGCACAAACCACTTACCGTAGGGGAGAAGGCTGGAGGACTAGTAGGAATTGCTTTGACGATGGGTGAGGAGAAGGTAAAGGGTGCACACGGGGGTGACGCACTTGTCTCCTGAGGGGGCAAAAACAGTATTCAAGGATTGCACTTGGTAGCCAATTGGAAATGTTGCACCACTGACCAGAGTGACGGCAATGCCGGAAGCGACgcaggcggaggaggaggcggagccggTAGCCAGGGCCGGCTGGGGGGAGGAGAAGCTGAAGGCAGGCAAGGCAGACGTGCTGATGGGGAGTGAAATGCTTGGAAGGTCTGGTACTTCAGCCACCTAATGTCAGAAGTACAGGACATCTGCTGATTCCCAAGAACATAAGAGTCGTTCCTGGCAATACTGCACtaaataaatgatggctgtggTCTATTGTTAGTCTGAGTTCAGGTGATACGGTATGTAGCGTTACTGCCTCCTAGTGACCATAATGCGACGTTGCTACATCTTTATGACATGCATTCCATGTAGCCAGCCGTGCATGCCCAGTGAAAAAAAAGGCCCTcctcctcctattctgtgtggaagtggtaggtatAAAACCATTTAAAGAAAGAAATTGAAGGCTGACTGGTTAGCTTGCGAGCTAGCGGCCATCACTGCAGCATAATGGTTGTGCAATccggtgtaaacaaagaataacaggagtgtaaacaTGACTATATGAAATATTACGTATTATTGCAATACAAATTTGACATGATCTgctgaatatttatttatttttcatgtctcTTGCGTCTTGTGTTGGTTGTGTTTTGTGATTAAGTTCATGACTTTCATTGCAaagctgctggaaatgtgaataTCTTGTGAGATCAACAAAGTATCTATAGATGTGTAATTTGTTTTATACTGGTACACTGGTATAGAGTCATGACTGACAATGGTAAGAACATGACTTTTACCTGTTGTGCCCCACGGTGATCTTTGCTACATAAGAAGACGGAGCACTCGCACTATAAACACTGAACGGCCTCCTACCCAACTAAACAGGCTGAAATGGCGATAAACGCCGGTGAAGGTTGTCGGCACCTCAGAGAGTGAATGGCAGCTAGTGGGGTTAGCTTGGTTTAGCATGCGTGACTCGGGCTGGAGGAGTATATCTTcaccgctttaatgtaaggGGTGTTTCACAATGCAGCGACAGTGTGCGGGTTCTGAGTGAAGACAGAGGAGGTTCATTCTTCGTCCGCTCACAGAGGACATACTAGCGGCCATGaaaataaaagcaacatttaACCGTCTAACTGTGTAAACGAGAGTGTCTTCCATGTGCAGGTGGAATGGCATGGGTggctacatcttccttcatgacaGCCACAGGCGTTACAGTTGGGTGAAGGTTCAGTAGCAATGTGTGTAGAGGCTGACATCCATTAGAACGGTTAGCCAGATTGTCACCAATAAATACACGTGCCTATTTCATGACATGGCTTAAGTTTggagctttttatacaagactctgcaTCCCTAAAATATCCTGATATAagctaaatataaaataaaataaatattctgatatagaaatatatactgGTTGACTGCCCAACACTTCTGTGTTCCaacatgtctacagggctccaataatattcaagatatttcatatatttccaagtcataaacaggctttGTCTGCTCCAACTAGGAAAAGATTCCATTTCTTAACATCGACTCGTTCATTGATTCATCGGGTCTGGAAGGAATCAGCAGACATGAACCAGGGACGGATGTATCACCTCGTCATCTTCCATGCGCTTGGAGGATGGCCTTGTGCTGGTCCTCTCTCGCTTCATCTTGCCGCCCCCAGAACTGCTGGACGCTGCAGGTGTGCTGGACATGGGGTAGGCCGGGCCCCCACTGGAGCCCGCTGTGCTTTGGGAGGGGCCGGGCCTTCTATCAGGTAGTAGCGGCGATTGTCTGAGAGGCTGGGTATTTCCAAGAAACACAATCAGCACTTCTGGGAATATTGTGGCTCCATCGATGCCGTGTCAAAGATCTCACCGTGTCTCTTGGGGTCCGGTCCAGGGTTCGGCTAAGCCCTCCTGGGGTCAGGCTAGGCCTGAAGGAGACGGAGCGATTTGCCGAGGATGGCAGTGCAGCAGGAACAACGAGCTTCTGCACCGGCGGGAGGTTGGAATCCAGCTAAGGACAACATGAAGAGCCACGATGGTCTGTGAATGGCTTCCATTGTATGGACTGTACACTCAACAGCTGTATGAAACACTGCCGTGCCTTGTATGGGCTGGGTCTCCACTGTTTGGAGAGCCGCAGCTGTCACAGCTGGGAATGCCTGCCAGGGGTTGCCGGGACCCACCATAGCTCTAAAACACCCTCTGGTCTGCCGATATAGAGGCACCGCCCCCGATGTCCTGTCACCCAAGACACGCCCACAGCATCCGGGGCCTTAAAGAGGCGGCTCTCATCCACCCCATCCCAGCTTGGCCATAAAATCACAGCTGTTTCTTCCAATTCAGCTGCTGTTCTTTGCACTccaactatttcagctttcttcttgacATTTGTTTTCTCCGAATGACGACTATTCCTACTGAATAATATTCTAAACTTGTCCTGGGAACATTTTGCCATCACCCGATTTCAGCAAATGCAACTTTGCTTGTTTctgataatattcattcattcattttctaccgctttttcctcacgagggtcgcggggggtgctggagcctatcccagctgtcttcgggcgtaaggcggggtacaccctagactggtcgccagccaatcacagggcacacatagacaaacaaccattcacactcacattcatacctatggacaatttggagtagccaattaacctagcatgtttttggaatgtgggaggaaaccggagtacccggagaaaacccacgcatgcacggggagaacatgcaaactccacagagatggccgagggtggaattgaaccctggtctcctagctgtgaggtctgtgcgctaacccctagaccaccgtgccgccctctgaTAATATTACACCTTAAAATGTCTTCTTAATATTAACTCGATTCtaataaatgacattattgttcCTTGTGACATAACAATgtctttttcctcctaatatttggacttaattTCCTAAAAATGACAGCAGATTCCTGCATGCAAGAGTATACTTACCCTTTTCTTTTTGGACTGGAAATGTGACACA comes from the Doryrhamphus excisus isolate RoL2022-K1 chromosome 14, RoL_Dexc_1.0, whole genome shotgun sequence genome and includes:
- the stmnd1 gene encoding uncharacterized protein stmnd1 — its product is MGCVSSSATVVRPLRPPSNAAQDQTGSKSARSNSAVSKVTQDSGVEVAPLDNGAALPGEVPGKPPPPLGGGGLLEQEHPTSSEILEELQSEGIIQVSPRRATPAGEAYTVTLGDSEGVKRRPPARLQSLRVKRLPSREDMEEKMTLADKRRKRREDELTARLKSARVRRPAAVGAEEEDDGEPGEPQQGEDAGDEKVMNAASESNPSIQRGGGEGGQEEVSGHPDAVKAPK